A genomic window from Arthrobacter globiformis includes:
- a CDS encoding MFS transporter: MTTPEDPGVFVQISRPEGALEADICTKTPEAGPKNPEERPKKLRRLHPAWAVAAVAFLALVGAAGFRAAPGVLMVPLQQEFGWSTTVLSSAVSINLVLFGLTAPFAAALMERFGIRAVTAVALGLIGAGSALTVLVNQSWQILLTWGLLIGLGTGSMALVFAATIANTWFTKSRGLVIGILTAGSAAGQLVFLPFIAMLAQDPGWRQASLLIAAGALAVVPLVLKFLKNSPADVGALPYGADEPAADAKTEAAPAGAANRSAGSGEALEPRRNAAVRALQVLKRASRVRTFWALAAGFAICGATTNGLIGTHFIPSAHDHGMPETTAAGLLAVVGIFDILGTIASGWLTDRFNPRILLAVYYQFRGIGLLVLPLLLGSSVQPSMIVFVVIYGLDWVATVPPTAAICRQVFGADGSVVFGWVFAAHQLGAAAAALAAGAIRDATGHYTYAWLGAAAMCTIAAVISATIRKDAGRRKPAAVAVASVD; encoded by the coding sequence ATGACCACCCCCGAGGACCCCGGAGTTTTTGTACAGATATCGCGCCCTGAAGGGGCCTTAGAGGCCGATATCTGTACAAAAACTCCAGAAGCGGGGCCCAAGAATCCCGAGGAGCGGCCGAAGAAACTGCGGCGCCTTCATCCGGCGTGGGCCGTGGCGGCGGTGGCGTTCCTGGCGCTCGTGGGTGCCGCCGGGTTCCGTGCCGCGCCCGGCGTGCTGATGGTGCCGCTGCAGCAGGAGTTCGGTTGGTCCACCACGGTGCTGTCGTCCGCGGTAAGCATCAACCTGGTGCTGTTCGGCCTCACGGCTCCGTTCGCCGCGGCCCTCATGGAACGGTTCGGCATCCGGGCCGTCACTGCCGTCGCCCTCGGACTGATCGGCGCCGGCAGCGCCCTGACCGTGCTGGTCAACCAGTCCTGGCAGATCCTTCTCACCTGGGGCCTGCTGATCGGACTGGGCACGGGCTCCATGGCGCTGGTGTTCGCGGCGACCATCGCCAACACCTGGTTCACCAAGAGCCGGGGCCTGGTGATCGGCATCCTGACCGCAGGCAGCGCCGCCGGCCAGCTGGTCTTCCTGCCGTTCATCGCGATGCTCGCCCAGGACCCGGGATGGCGGCAGGCGTCGCTGCTCATCGCCGCCGGAGCCTTGGCCGTGGTTCCGCTGGTGCTGAAGTTCCTGAAAAACTCACCGGCCGACGTCGGGGCGTTGCCTTACGGGGCAGACGAACCCGCCGCCGACGCGAAGACGGAGGCCGCCCCTGCCGGGGCCGCGAACAGGAGCGCCGGTTCCGGGGAGGCCTTAGAACCGCGCCGCAACGCCGCCGTGCGGGCGCTGCAGGTCCTCAAGCGCGCCAGCAGGGTGCGCACATTCTGGGCGCTCGCCGCCGGGTTCGCCATCTGCGGCGCCACGACGAACGGACTCATCGGCACCCACTTCATCCCGTCCGCCCACGACCACGGCATGCCGGAAACCACCGCGGCCGGCCTGCTCGCCGTCGTCGGAATCTTCGACATCCTGGGCACCATCGCCTCCGGCTGGCTGACCGACCGGTTCAACCCTCGGATCCTGCTGGCCGTGTACTACCAGTTCCGCGGGATCGGGCTCCTGGTGCTGCCGCTGCTGCTGGGCTCCTCGGTCCAGCCCAGCATGATCGTGTTCGTCGTGATCTACGGACTGGACTGGGTGGCCACGGTTCCGCCCACCGCCGCGATCTGCCGCCAGGTGTTCGGCGCCGACGGCAGCGTGGTGTTCGGCTGGGTGTTCGCGGCGCACCAGCTGGGCGCCGCCGCAGCCGCCCTGGCCGCCGGGGCCATCCGCGACGCCACCGGCCACTACACGTATGCGTGGCTGGGCGCCGCCGCGATGTGCACCATCGCCGCGGTCATCAGCGCCACCATCCGCAAGGACGCCGGACGACGAAAGCCCGCAGCAGTGGCAGTCGCTTCAGTAGACTGA
- a CDS encoding phospholipase D-like domain-containing protein, whose product MLLQRLADMPRHPEPLPATAPPPPPAGPHAVQLLRTYGMKHPPFPFAPSGERSIARAYTKAFSQAQSLIYIEDQYLWSEEVAAGIAAALERNPELNVIAVVPRYPDSDGVLGGPPKRVGQMRAISRMCQVAPDRVGVFDLENSAGTPIYVHAKICIIDDIWFTCGSDNFNRRSWTTDSELTCAVFDTSASHGEPPAADTGAVGSRPLAYRLRLQLWAEHLGLDQNDPQLHSPAAGLKLWNAAADALDQWHKTGRHSLRPKGHVRHHTTEPVPPLQRLWADAANRLVVDPDGRPRRMRGTSPF is encoded by the coding sequence ATGCTGCTGCAGCGTCTGGCCGATATGCCCCGGCACCCGGAACCGCTCCCGGCCACTGCGCCGCCACCGCCACCTGCGGGACCTCATGCCGTGCAGCTGCTGCGCACCTACGGCATGAAGCACCCGCCGTTCCCCTTCGCGCCAAGCGGTGAGCGGAGCATCGCCCGGGCCTACACGAAAGCCTTCTCCCAGGCCCAATCGCTGATCTACATCGAGGACCAGTACCTGTGGTCGGAAGAGGTCGCAGCTGGAATCGCAGCGGCCCTCGAACGTAACCCCGAGTTGAATGTGATCGCCGTCGTGCCCCGCTACCCGGACTCTGACGGTGTTCTCGGAGGGCCGCCCAAGCGGGTCGGGCAGATGCGTGCCATCAGCAGGATGTGCCAAGTTGCGCCCGACAGGGTGGGGGTCTTTGATCTGGAGAACAGCGCCGGAACTCCGATCTATGTCCATGCCAAGATCTGCATCATCGATGACATCTGGTTCACCTGCGGATCGGACAACTTCAACCGTCGGTCCTGGACCACCGACAGCGAGCTCACCTGCGCCGTGTTCGACACTTCTGCCAGTCATGGGGAACCGCCCGCCGCAGACACGGGCGCCGTCGGTTCCCGGCCGCTGGCCTACAGGCTGCGGCTCCAACTCTGGGCCGAACACCTTGGCCTGGACCAGAATGACCCTCAGCTCCACTCCCCGGCTGCCGGGCTCAAACTCTGGAACGCCGCCGCCGACGCTCTGGACCAGTGGCATAAAACCGGCCGCCACTCGCTCCGTCCCAAGGGACATGTGCGGCACCACACTACAGAACCCGTACCGCCCCTTCAGCGTCTCTGGGCGGACGCAGCAAACCGACTTGTAGTGGACCCGGACGGGCGCCCCCGCCGGATGCGCGGCACCAGCCCGTTCTAG
- a CDS encoding winged helix-turn-helix transcriptional regulator, giving the protein MARGLDIFGDPWGMLVLREVFFGNGRFDAMKTRLQVADSVLTRRLASLVESGLLAKQPYDDGGRTRQEYVLTAKGEDALPVLNAVVIWSEKHLQAPSEQAHMYVIHATCGQRTGSADTCTECGERLTAENTSWHSLTRSSAPLPLATAQKPTDKPATRVRGGGEEGTAA; this is encoded by the coding sequence ATGGCCCGCGGCCTGGACATTTTCGGCGATCCCTGGGGCATGCTGGTCCTCCGCGAGGTCTTCTTCGGCAACGGCCGCTTCGACGCGATGAAAACACGACTCCAGGTGGCTGACTCCGTCCTCACCCGACGGCTTGCCTCCCTGGTGGAGTCCGGCCTGCTGGCCAAGCAGCCCTACGACGACGGCGGACGTACCCGGCAGGAATACGTCCTCACCGCCAAGGGCGAGGACGCCCTGCCGGTGCTCAACGCCGTCGTGATCTGGTCCGAAAAGCATCTGCAGGCGCCGTCGGAGCAGGCCCACATGTACGTCATCCACGCCACGTGCGGGCAGCGCACGGGCTCGGCGGACACCTGCACCGAATGCGGGGAACGCCTCACCGCGGAGAACACCAGCTGGCACAGCCTGACCCGCAGCAGCGCACCGCTCCCGCTGGCAACTGCCCAAAAGCCAACCGACAAACCGGCCACCCGCGTTCGAGGCGGCGGAGAAGAAGGAACAGCCGCATGA
- a CDS encoding cystathionine gamma-synthase produces MPVSENQGFNTRAVHAGQAFEPRTGAVVPPLHFSSTYAQDGIGGLRDGYEYGRGGNPTRDALQEQLAALEGGTHAYSFSSGLAAEDSLIRALMRPGDHIVLGNDAYGGTYRLISRVLGEWGIGNTPVDMSDLDAVQTAVAANKTRFVWVETPSNPMMKITDIEALAKVAHDAGALLIVDNTFASPYLQTPLDLGADVVVHSTTKYIGGHSDVVGGAIVVKDAGLAEKIGFVQFAVGAVSGPMDAFLTTRGLKTLGVRMDRHSDNAQAVAEWLLERPEVEAVLYPGLPSHPGHELARKQMKKFGGMISVQFKGGEAAARKVAESTSVFTLAESLGGIESLMNYPSEMTHASVKGTELAVPVNLIRLSCGIEDVEDLIADLEQAFTHIQ; encoded by the coding sequence ATGCCTGTCTCTGAGAACCAAGGATTCAACACCCGCGCCGTGCACGCCGGCCAAGCCTTCGAGCCGCGCACCGGCGCCGTGGTTCCGCCACTGCACTTCAGCTCCACCTACGCCCAGGACGGCATCGGCGGGCTGCGCGACGGCTACGAATACGGCCGCGGCGGGAACCCCACCCGTGATGCCCTGCAGGAACAGCTCGCAGCGCTCGAGGGCGGCACCCACGCCTACTCCTTCAGCTCGGGACTCGCGGCCGAGGACTCGCTCATCCGCGCCCTGATGCGGCCCGGCGACCACATCGTGCTCGGCAACGACGCCTACGGCGGAACCTACCGGCTGATCAGCCGCGTGCTGGGCGAGTGGGGTATCGGCAACACCCCCGTCGACATGTCCGATCTCGATGCCGTTCAGACTGCGGTTGCTGCCAACAAGACCCGCTTCGTCTGGGTGGAAACACCGTCCAACCCGATGATGAAGATCACCGACATCGAGGCACTCGCCAAGGTGGCGCACGACGCCGGGGCCCTCCTGATCGTCGACAACACCTTCGCGTCGCCCTACCTGCAGACCCCGCTCGACCTGGGTGCCGATGTCGTGGTCCACTCCACCACCAAGTACATCGGCGGCCATTCCGACGTGGTGGGCGGTGCGATCGTGGTCAAGGACGCCGGCCTGGCCGAGAAGATCGGCTTCGTGCAGTTCGCCGTGGGTGCCGTCTCCGGCCCGATGGACGCGTTCCTCACCACGCGCGGGCTCAAAACCCTGGGCGTGCGCATGGACCGGCACAGCGACAACGCCCAGGCCGTGGCCGAATGGCTCCTCGAGCGGCCGGAGGTGGAAGCGGTCCTGTACCCGGGCCTGCCCTCGCACCCCGGCCACGAGCTGGCCAGGAAGCAGATGAAGAAGTTCGGCGGCATGATCTCGGTGCAGTTCAAGGGCGGCGAGGCCGCTGCACGCAAGGTGGCCGAATCGACGTCGGTCTTCACCCTGGCTGAATCGCTGGGCGGCATCGAATCGCTGATGAACTACCCCTCGGAGATGACCCACGCCTCGGTCAAGGGCACCGAACTGGCCGTCCCCGTGAACCTGATCCGGCTCTCCTGCGGCATCGAGGACGTCGAGGACCTCATCGCCGACCTCGAGCAAGCCTTCACGCACATCCAGTGA
- a CDS encoding methyltransferase family protein: MAHPADTSRERKRAAVGTAVFALAPATVAGLVPWLLTRWEVPRPVPGGVVAQVTGALLMGAGASVIANSFVRFAVEGVGTPTPFAPPKHLVVSGLYRYVRNPMYVSIAAKHAAVNRPREWVRRHVRRRTRRRP, translated from the coding sequence ATGGCACACCCGGCAGATACGAGTCGTGAGAGGAAACGGGCAGCCGTTGGCACGGCGGTGTTCGCCCTGGCCCCTGCGACGGTGGCGGGCCTGGTTCCCTGGCTGCTGACGCGCTGGGAAGTGCCGCGCCCGGTGCCGGGCGGCGTGGTGGCCCAAGTGACTGGCGCACTCCTCATGGGGGCGGGTGCCTCGGTAATTGCCAACTCCTTTGTGCGGTTTGCGGTTGAAGGCGTGGGAACGCCGACGCCCTTCGCTCCGCCAAAGCACCTGGTGGTCAGCGGGCTGTACCGCTACGTCCGGAATCCCATGTACGTTTCCATCGCCGCTAAACACGCCGCGGTGAACCGGCCCCGTGAATGGGTGCGCCGGCACGTCAGGCGGAGAACCCGCCGTCGGCCTTGA
- a CDS encoding SDR family oxidoreductase, giving the protein MSTALVTGVGRLAGIGAGIARQLAADGWDLVLTYWQDYDARMPWGIQPDDVGRLTAELKAIGSKVVALPADFQDPGAVDRLMAEVASQAGTLHGMVLSHAEAVDSGILDTTLESFERHFAVNTRASWQLIRAFAQQATDDGGAIVALTSDHTAFNLPYGASKGALDRIVIAAARELGPQGISANVLNPGPVDTGWMDDETREGLSRHQPGGRLGTPADVAGTVAFLLSPGGRWVSGQLIKADGGFSA; this is encoded by the coding sequence ATGAGCACCGCACTGGTCACCGGCGTCGGGCGCCTCGCCGGAATCGGCGCGGGGATCGCCCGCCAGCTGGCCGCGGACGGCTGGGACCTGGTCCTGACCTACTGGCAGGACTACGACGCCCGCATGCCCTGGGGAATCCAGCCGGACGACGTCGGCCGGCTCACCGCGGAACTGAAGGCCATCGGCTCCAAGGTGGTGGCGCTGCCCGCCGACTTTCAGGACCCCGGCGCAGTGGACCGGCTCATGGCAGAGGTAGCCTCGCAGGCAGGGACGCTGCACGGGATGGTGCTCAGCCACGCCGAAGCCGTGGACTCGGGCATCCTGGACACCACCCTTGAAAGCTTCGAGCGGCATTTCGCCGTGAACACCCGGGCCAGCTGGCAGCTGATCCGTGCCTTCGCGCAGCAGGCAACGGACGACGGCGGCGCGATCGTTGCGCTGACCAGTGACCACACAGCGTTCAACCTGCCGTACGGCGCGTCCAAAGGGGCACTGGACCGGATCGTGATCGCCGCAGCTCGGGAACTCGGGCCGCAGGGCATCAGCGCCAATGTGCTGAATCCCGGTCCCGTAGACACCGGCTGGATGGATGACGAAACCCGCGAAGGGCTGTCCCGGCACCAGCCCGGCGGCAGGCTGGGCACCCCCGCGGACGTGGCGGGAACGGTGGCTTTCCTGCTGTCCCCGGGCGGCCGCTGGGTGTCGGGTCAGCTCATCAAGGCCGACGGCGGGTTCTCCGCCTGA
- a CDS encoding glycosyltransferase family 87 protein encodes MTASPQTQEGAGTRQETGSPGKARRQVLGWLATAGGAAAVVLALAWLYAGYAPVMNDFEVYYYGGTRVLQTGEAGISELYAPRDGLPFTYPPFAALLFAGLATMSLGQSGQLFIWAALGGAAVVSAWLARHYFAMTRWRDAFADWRFRTVALAGTGAIVLLGPWRDTFVFGQINIILMGLILADFALHGKARAGEIRWPAGLLIGVAAGIKLTPLAFGLYFLVRRDFKALGWMAAGFLGSVAVAWAALPQASVTFWTKILPNTGRIGDPGYVDNLSLKGLLLHVGLPDSGSTSLLWLVLALALAGLTALVIRWAVAVEENFVAVSATAVLMLLVSPVSWSHHWVWIAVALPSMAFAMHRVPSRTGMMRLGGWMVVSASAVAFYLAPKDLAMAAGAEVWGVNPQTQWPLMVSSLGVVCGVALLVYWAAAYRPSRTGIGEHRWASFLQESQLWSQHGSPLRLVPAQLQHGPRPGHFRRSLGHAGPPRGLLRQRPLRRDENTTPGG; translated from the coding sequence GTGACGGCCTCCCCGCAGACGCAGGAAGGGGCCGGCACCCGGCAGGAGACCGGCAGTCCGGGCAAAGCGCGCCGGCAAGTCCTTGGCTGGCTCGCGACGGCGGGCGGTGCTGCCGCCGTCGTCCTCGCCCTGGCGTGGCTGTATGCCGGGTACGCCCCGGTCATGAACGACTTCGAGGTCTACTACTACGGCGGCACCAGGGTGCTGCAGACCGGCGAGGCCGGCATCAGCGAACTGTACGCGCCCCGGGACGGCCTGCCGTTCACCTATCCGCCGTTTGCCGCGCTGCTGTTCGCCGGCCTGGCCACCATGAGCCTGGGCCAAAGCGGGCAGCTCTTCATCTGGGCCGCGCTCGGCGGGGCCGCGGTGGTTTCGGCGTGGCTCGCCCGGCACTACTTCGCAATGACCCGCTGGCGGGACGCCTTCGCGGACTGGCGGTTCCGGACAGTCGCGCTGGCCGGGACCGGGGCCATCGTGCTGCTGGGACCGTGGCGTGACACCTTCGTCTTCGGGCAGATCAACATCATCCTGATGGGCCTGATACTGGCCGACTTCGCCCTGCACGGAAAAGCCCGGGCAGGTGAGATCCGCTGGCCGGCCGGCCTGCTGATCGGCGTCGCTGCCGGGATCAAGCTGACACCGCTCGCATTCGGTCTGTACTTCCTGGTGCGCCGCGACTTCAAGGCCCTGGGCTGGATGGCGGCCGGGTTCCTCGGCTCCGTCGCCGTGGCATGGGCCGCCCTGCCGCAGGCGTCCGTGACGTTCTGGACCAAAATCCTGCCCAACACCGGACGCATCGGCGATCCGGGGTACGTGGACAACCTGTCGCTGAAGGGGCTGCTGCTCCACGTCGGACTGCCGGACTCGGGATCCACCAGCCTGCTCTGGCTCGTGCTCGCGTTGGCCCTGGCCGGACTCACTGCGCTTGTGATCAGGTGGGCGGTGGCCGTGGAGGAAAACTTCGTGGCCGTGTCCGCGACCGCAGTGCTCATGCTCCTGGTCAGCCCCGTCTCGTGGTCCCATCACTGGGTGTGGATCGCGGTGGCACTGCCGTCCATGGCCTTCGCCATGCACCGCGTTCCCTCCCGGACCGGCATGATGCGGCTGGGCGGCTGGATGGTGGTGTCGGCCTCGGCCGTGGCCTTCTACCTCGCACCCAAGGACCTCGCCATGGCCGCCGGGGCCGAGGTGTGGGGCGTGAACCCACAGACGCAGTGGCCGCTGATGGTCTCCAGCCTGGGCGTGGTGTGCGGTGTGGCGCTCCTGGTCTATTGGGCCGCCGCGTACCGGCCCTCGCGGACGGGGATCGGGGAGCACCGCTGGGCTAGCTTTCTTCAAGAAAGTCAGCTATGGTCGCAGCATGGCTCTCCGCTCCGACTGGTCCCAGCGCAACTGCAGCATGGCCCGCGGCCTGGACATTTTCGGCGATCCCTGGGGCATGCTGGTCCTCCGCGAGGTCTTCTTCGGCAACGGCCGCTTCGACGCGATGAAAACACGACTCCAGGTGGCTGA
- a CDS encoding acyl-CoA dehydrogenase family protein gives MSNDALDPAEASAEYGLPDPSDVLALDSLLAPDELALRQRIRDFTDQQIRPDIADWYEQGVFPMHLPAQLGELGVLGMHLEGYGCPGRSAVEYGLAAMELEAGDSGIRTFVSVQGSLAMSAIHKWGSEDQKQEWLPRMAAGEVIGCFALTEPTAGSDPSSMTTAARRDGTGENAGWVLDGAKRWIGLASVADVLVVWARTDDGVRGFLVPAGTAGVTATPIGRKLSMRASIQCDVTFDGVRLGPEALLPGARGLSGPFSCLNEARYGIAWGAMGAARDSYEAALRYSMERLQFGKPLAGYQLTQEKLVNMLVEVQKGTMLALHLGRLKDAGRLRPEQISLAKLNNVREAIKVAREARTILGGNGITLDYSPLRHAANLESVRTYEGTDEVHTLILGQHITGLPAFR, from the coding sequence ATGAGCAATGACGCCCTTGATCCTGCGGAAGCTTCGGCCGAGTACGGTCTCCCGGACCCTTCGGATGTCCTGGCCTTGGATTCCCTGTTGGCCCCGGATGAGCTGGCCCTGCGGCAACGGATCCGGGACTTCACCGACCAGCAGATCCGTCCCGACATCGCGGACTGGTACGAGCAGGGCGTCTTCCCCATGCACCTGCCCGCGCAGCTGGGCGAGCTGGGCGTCCTGGGCATGCATCTGGAAGGCTACGGCTGCCCCGGCCGGTCCGCCGTCGAGTACGGCCTGGCCGCCATGGAGCTGGAGGCCGGCGATTCCGGAATCCGCACGTTCGTCTCGGTCCAGGGTTCATTGGCGATGAGCGCCATCCACAAATGGGGCTCGGAGGACCAGAAACAGGAGTGGCTCCCTCGGATGGCCGCCGGGGAGGTGATCGGCTGTTTCGCGCTGACCGAGCCGACGGCGGGCTCTGACCCGTCGTCAATGACCACCGCCGCGCGGCGGGACGGGACAGGCGAGAACGCCGGCTGGGTCCTGGACGGCGCCAAGCGCTGGATCGGTCTCGCCTCCGTGGCCGACGTCCTGGTGGTTTGGGCCAGGACCGACGACGGCGTCCGCGGCTTCCTCGTGCCCGCCGGCACCGCGGGCGTCACCGCCACGCCGATCGGGCGAAAGCTGTCCATGCGCGCGTCGATCCAGTGCGACGTGACGTTCGACGGCGTCCGGCTGGGTCCGGAGGCGCTGCTGCCGGGTGCCCGGGGACTGAGCGGCCCGTTCAGCTGCCTCAACGAGGCCCGGTACGGCATTGCCTGGGGTGCCATGGGCGCGGCACGCGACTCCTATGAGGCGGCGCTGCGGTATTCGATGGAGCGCCTGCAGTTCGGCAAGCCGCTGGCCGGGTACCAGCTGACGCAGGAGAAGCTCGTCAACATGCTGGTCGAGGTCCAGAAGGGCACCATGCTCGCCCTGCACCTGGGCCGGCTCAAGGACGCCGGGCGCCTCCGCCCCGAACAGATCTCGCTGGCCAAGCTGAACAACGTCCGCGAGGCCATCAAAGTGGCGCGGGAAGCCCGGACCATCCTGGGCGGCAACGGCATCACGCTTGACTATTCTCCCCTGCGGCACGCTGCCAACCTCGAGTCGGTGCGCACCTACGAAGGCACCGACGAGGTGCACACACTCATTCTGGGCCAGCACATCACAGGCCTCCCGGCGTTCCGCTGA
- a CDS encoding glycosyltransferase 87 family protein, translated as MALLTARTKNDRPAGSAEGPDQTADQAAAPRLPSGLRLLSGLRLRRPWPAVAAVELVFLLAVLGAGIFVASRLDAWGDKGLDFSVYWYGGKILNDAGLSPSGLYQPTVNWAGGPELPFTYPPFAALLFSLLANLPQATALLLFNAAGVAVAAWVAALGVRYWNSKPSWRSTFAAPTFRSALNRLGAVVLFLAVLNLGPWRETLVFGQINILLLGLMTADLLSRSPHWRNGVPGSGFLVGMAAGIKLTPLVFGLYFLVRKDWRGLLNMGAGFAFTVLLGWVLRPAESLSFWLEILPDTSRIGGAGYVDNLSIKGALLHFGVPADAVTVPWLLLGLLVAGLGAAVIRTASSQGARVVAISATALTMLLVSPVSWSHHWVWMAAVLPAFAWTLREMPQRHRLSRWVMGAVLGVSTVVFLFSPKTIGTALGAGNLDLQTPVPWIMASSAGVFCALAIMVCWLVVLRRDDVAELAE; from the coding sequence ATGGCACTGCTTACTGCCCGAACAAAGAACGACAGACCTGCCGGGAGTGCCGAAGGACCCGATCAGACAGCGGATCAGGCGGCGGCACCACGGCTGCCTTCGGGTCTCCGGCTGCTTTCGGGTCTCCGGCTCCGCCGGCCATGGCCCGCGGTGGCCGCCGTCGAGCTGGTGTTCCTGCTGGCCGTGCTCGGCGCCGGGATCTTTGTCGCATCCCGGCTGGACGCCTGGGGCGACAAAGGCCTGGACTTTAGCGTCTATTGGTACGGCGGCAAGATCCTCAACGACGCCGGCCTGTCGCCGTCGGGCCTCTACCAGCCCACGGTGAACTGGGCAGGCGGGCCGGAACTGCCCTTCACCTACCCGCCGTTCGCGGCACTCCTTTTCAGCCTGCTCGCCAACCTGCCGCAGGCCACCGCGCTGCTGCTGTTCAACGCCGCCGGCGTGGCAGTGGCCGCCTGGGTGGCGGCGCTCGGCGTCCGCTACTGGAACAGCAAACCCAGCTGGCGCAGCACCTTTGCCGCCCCGACCTTCCGGTCCGCGCTGAACCGGCTCGGCGCCGTCGTGCTTTTCCTGGCTGTCCTGAACCTGGGCCCGTGGCGCGAAACCCTGGTCTTCGGCCAGATCAACATCCTGCTGCTGGGACTGATGACGGCGGACCTGCTGTCCCGCAGCCCGCATTGGCGGAATGGCGTCCCCGGCAGCGGCTTCCTGGTGGGCATGGCAGCCGGCATCAAGCTCACGCCCCTGGTCTTCGGCCTGTATTTCCTGGTGCGCAAGGACTGGCGCGGACTGCTGAACATGGGCGCCGGCTTTGCCTTCACCGTGCTGCTCGGCTGGGTGCTCCGCCCGGCCGAGTCCCTCAGCTTCTGGCTGGAAATTCTTCCCGACACGTCCCGGATCGGCGGCGCCGGCTACGTGGACAACCTCTCCATCAAGGGCGCCCTGCTCCACTTCGGGGTTCCGGCGGACGCCGTGACCGTGCCCTGGCTGCTCCTGGGCCTGCTTGTTGCGGGTCTGGGCGCGGCCGTCATCCGGACCGCCAGCAGCCAGGGCGCCAGGGTGGTGGCCATTTCCGCCACAGCACTCACCATGCTCCTGGTCAGCCCCGTCTCGTGGTCGCACCACTGGGTCTGGATGGCGGCAGTGCTTCCGGCCTTCGCGTGGACGCTGCGCGAAATGCCGCAGCGGCACCGGCTGTCGCGCTGGGTGATGGGAGCCGTCCTGGGCGTGTCCACGGTGGTTTTCCTGTTCTCGCCGAAGACCATCGGCACGGCCCTGGGCGCCGGCAACCTTGACCTTCAGACACCGGTGCCGTGGATCATGGCGTCCAGCGCGGGGGTGTTCTGCGCGCTCGCCATCATGGTGTGCTGGCTCGTGGTCCTTCGGCGCGACGACGTGGCGGAGCTGGCGGAATGA